Within Trichoderma atroviride chromosome 2, complete sequence, the genomic segment TGTATTGGTTCCCCTGCAAAGGGAATGAGTTCCATCCAATTTCCCGACTGGCTACGTAATAGCACATGCTGTATCATGTTGTAAAAGTTTAGAATACTACGACACTGCCATAGCGGCATTAATTAGGAAACTCATTGCAGTGGTGTACATGACTTGCTTTCTCTTGTTTATAAACAACTACTGAAGCATACTTGGCTGCTAAAAGTCAGACCATTGTATAATTAAACGTCTGATGCGTTGTAACATGAATTCGTTGTTTTGCCTATATATTGCAATCAACTCTCTTACTAGCTAAGAACCGTATACAACGAAATAGAGATGGAGATTACATTGGATCTATAGGTATGCTTGTGCCATATTGAGTAGGCCTATATTAACTCGGGTATAGGAGCTCTATCTGGCTTCTATCTGGTGTTGGTGGACGTGCTTTCAGATCTTTTCAAGAAAGGGGAGGAAGACACATGTGACTCTCTCGCCGATGATGTTGCTTTGGAGACCAGCGATCAGCGATGGCTTGGGTCATGACTTACAGCTACGTTTCACCCGTTGTTAAGAGTAAATGCATGCCTAACATTTCTCATTATCAACTAAATTAGAACGATCCAGTACCTAGTTTCCAAATCCATCAAGCAGACGCAATACCATTTGCACCTACGCAGCTTGACTTGGTCTTAAAAACGTCACTCATCAATAAATGTCAAGACGTAAAGTTTCTAAATATCCATCAGCTATTCGCTTATCATGATACGCCCTAGTTCTGTTGAACCATGGGAGTCGATGCCATATGTGGTATTGTATTTGTTTTCTCATAAAGCATGGTGCAATCTCTCTCTAATGCCACTTACTTGGAGGATCTTGGATACTTGAAAATGTACCCGAAGAAAATCGGGATCTGGCACGGGAACTGACACATCTGATTGCCGGAACATAACCTCTGCTGGAACCTTTTCCATTATGAATGTAAAAACACCCAGACAATGGGTACGATATCGATGAATCTGAGTTCACAGCGAAGGTCGATAAAAGACTCTATTCTATTGGAAATAGCGAAGGGGATAAggagagagatgagagaaaactCACTTCGCTTGTAGGCTCGAGAGCTAGAGTGTACTGGCCAAATTCGCAATGGACTGACGTGTCTAGCGTTATGGCATTCTAAGGCTGGTCGATTATTTCGGCTTTGATTTGATCGCGGATGCATGGGAAGCATTTATAAATAGATGACCAAATCATGGCCTCAGTCTCGGTCTCAATTATTATTAGCATTTCCAAATAAAGTACAtaagtagcagcagtagcagcagtagcagcagtagcagcagtagcagcagtagcagcagtagcagcagtagcagcagtagcagcagtagcagacgtagcagcagtagcagacGTAGCAGACGTAGCAGACGTAGCAGACGTAGCAGACGTAGCAGACGTAGCAGACGTAGCAGACGTAGCAGACGTAGCAGACGTAGCAGAcgtagcagatgtagcagatgtagcagatgtagcacTCAATAGCCTATATTCATGTATGGATGTTAGCTAGACTGCTGGATCATAGAATTGGGACGCTCGATAAGTCTTCCCTATTTCTATAGATACGCTTCTGCTATATAAGTGCAAGGTTACATTAGTAAGGAACATCATCTCCATACAGTCATAACACTCAGGCACATAGACAACATACAGTATTCCCTGTTTATGACTCTCATCTTTTCATTGAGCACGATGACAACTCAGCCGGCGAAGACTTCCTTTTCCGCGGCGCTATAAGCCACGCTCCTCCACATCCTCAAGCGGGCTTCACCACACATAGAAGTAATTTGGCATACgaagctgcggcagctgcGGCATATTCTTGCCAAATGTCGTTCTTCTGGGAGTTTGCATAGTCAGAAATTCCTCGAATCACTAGACACGGCAACACATTCATAACACCTGCTGCCTCCATCTCAAAACAAATCGCGCCGTACTCGCTTGCCAGTCGATCTCTGGTAAGCATGTCTTTAATGACGAGGTTACCAGATGCGATGAGCCCGTAATGTATCACTGGGTGATTTGGTCTAAGCCGAATTCCCGTTTCGTTACTGACCTCATTAAGAGATGCTTTCTTCGCTGTGGAGTCTCCAGATGTCGTCCCAAAACAATGACCCTGATCTTGAATAGGGCGGCGATACTCCTTTCTGCGCTTCTCAATGTCCTTCAGATACTTGATAAGAGATCCATCAGGTTTTGGATTTGATTTTAGGTGACTAATGGCACTCAGTAAGACCTGCGGAGGCGGCCGTAATGTACCAGTCAACTCGAAAACGTTGTTCTGAAGCGCCTTGCCAAGATCATACTGGATCACCCCTGGCAAGCTGCGTTCTGGATGGCTGACAACAACGTCCCCCAAACGTACATCGTTCTTATCAGAAGACACGCCGCCCCCAATGCCTACTAAAAGGCAGAACCTGACTTTTGGAAAGCTGGATTTCATACACGACGCTGTAACAGCAGCAGAATTCGTTCCATATATTCCAGACGGAAGACAGGTTGCCACAACATTGTGGCATCCTATTCGACCCAGGGTATAGTGGTTGGTGTCTTCTTTTGCAGTATTTACGTCTTTGTGGTATTCGTCGAACAATATCCGGACAGCCATAAGCTCTTTGGGCATGGGGCAGATTATGCCAACGGTGTACTGCTTTTGGACGCAAGTTTTTGTTGCTCTTCTATTTGTCTGAGACGGCAGAAATGTTTTGGAGAGGTGAACTGACGGATTTTTCATTATCGATACTTTCGTTGACGGTGTCGACTTTGTCCTTGTATCGTCGTTATTAACCGCTTGCTTAAGAGGTTGTAGAGACACTGAACTTCCCGTCTCCTGAGGATCGCCCGTGTCCCCCCAAACCCAATCGAAAAGAGGATTGTATCCGAAGATAAAAGCACCATGGTTTTTCAAAGGTAGAGAATCCCTAGGCAGTAATATGGCCGCCAGTTTGGCGGGGAAAAGCGTCTGTACCGGATCGCAATGGTCTTTTGTTAGTGAGGTTTTGCATtggcaagatggaaaaaGCTCTCCAGGGCTGTGCCATATAATTTCTTCGGCGATCTCAACACTTCTGTCGTTATCTTTGCCATGGATTTCTAGTATTCTTCTCAATCGGGGATGGCGACTGCAAGGTAGTATTTATTTTCAGGAAGGCGAGACCAGTACTTGCAATTCTTTGTTGGAGTGGTCTGAATTAAATCACCAAAACCGCTTCCAAACAGTGTTATTGTATGTGTAGCTCTGACGAAGTCAACCCATCCTTTGCCTTCAGGGGCTAGCATCGTTACGCGAGAATGAAGGGGATCGTGATTTGTCGCCAGGTCTCTAAAGTCCCATCCTTCCAAGTTTCGCCGCGGGTGGCTTCTAAATTCTTTCAAGTCTCCACTTACACATTTTTGGTAGTTGATGAGTCGTTCAAGGACGCTATGCATGTGTTCGACGCGATCCTCGAATTGAATGTATCCGTCTCGGTTCCTGTATATAGGAAGTTTTCTATTAACTTCATTGATGAGGACATGTGTAGCTGAATGTGTTTTGAAAGGATCTTCTGATTCCTGGATGAGCTCTTTTTTGAAAAGGAATGCAGAGCTAAATTCGTCTTTACTATCGTGATCAAGTGATGCACGAACAAGGTGAAGTAACGCGGTGGTGCCGTTAACTAGCCATCCGCGCTTATTGGCTTCATCCCACAGCAACACAAACTTTTTGGAAATCCACTTCAGTTTTGGAATATAGCCATCTTCTGATATATGGATAGGTATGTCTTTAACTCCCAGCATATAAGGAGAGCCACCCGTAATGTATCTTCCCATAGATACAGACATACTGGAGAAAAGACCACCAGACTGGGGTTTGGGCAAATCTGAGCAGTTGACGGGGTTAGCCTTTGAAGATCCTATAGACAAGCACATATTAGCATAGGTTTGTCCTTCATTGTCGCAGGCTATCAGACCTACCAGCATAAATCTCTGCCTCCATACACCACCCAACAACATGCCGGCTCGTCTCAACATCGGTGTTGGTAACTTGTTCCTCATGGGCTCCAGAGTTATCCAAGAATGAAATATAGCTTCCATCCTGTTTGTAAACATAGTGCCAAATGATGGTATCGCTTGATCGTTTTTTGGGTACCAACATTGCAGAAAAGCCCTTGATAAAGTCCTTTCCATTAAACTGCTCAATCCTCTTGGTTCGAACCAGGCCTGCCATGATGTTGAGTGGGATCTCAAGACCAGCGCGCGCCTCAGATTTCCGTCGAATGGGAAACCCTTTAGCTATAACTGCATTTTTAAACATGCGATGCCAGCATTGGCCATTGGAAACAACGGTCTGCTGTGGGACTTCTTCAACCATGAAATCAATGCTGCAGTTGGACGTATCGAGCCAAGTGATAACTGGGCTGCAGTATGCCAGTCTATCATTGTAAGGAGATGCCCGCAACGCTGCGCCAATCCAAGCAAGTACTTCTCCTGCTTCTACAATAAGACTTATATCAGAATTTACCTCGAGCTTAAATTTTTGTTGTCTGATAGAGGCGGATAACGCCGCCACCCCAGGAACATCATCTAgtaggaagaagagaaaggttAGCGACTTCACTTTGTGGTATTGTCATTAAAAATTACACATTTGCACATTGTAGGTcccgatggcgatgacgttCTTAACCATCTTTAGAATGACTGCTCCTATTGATGGCCAAGTCTGCTTCAAGTATTGCGCCAATGTCAGAGCCTGTCCGTCGTCGCAAGTTCCAGTTATATTTATCACCCAATCCACCGAGTCTGGGTGACTTATTGAATACTTTTGTTCCTCCAGAAACAATAATATGTCCCAATCCATAGTAAATATCATTTTAGAGGGGGCCATGAAGATATAATCCTCTTCCTTACAATTCATCAAGACATGGCCGATGATATCTTGTCTGATGGCATCGAGCACCTTGTCTCCGGGTGATGCCAACAGGATTTCGCTGCGTAGCTTCATAAGAAGCCATTTATATGACTCTGTCTCAAGGACAGAAAAAGATACGGGAAGTGCCTTAGATTTAGTCGCCGTCAGGCTCGAATAAGCTCTTGAGCTTGTCGAATcatgttgagcttcttctgtAGGCTGGTGTAGCTGCAGTCTAGACAACTGGGCGACCAAACCAGGTGCGTGATCATCTCCTTCGCATTCTCTAGTGATTGACCAACGGCATCTTGACTTTCTTGTGTACGCTGCGCCCTAATCTGGAATATGTAATGGTCAATTGAAGCCATAGATGATTGGGCATTCGGGATACTTTCTCGTGCCAACAATTTGTGCTTGACTGAGTCGTTTATATGCCTGTCATTTATTTTACATTAAAATTCTTCTCTCGAAGTGAATATATTTTCATGGTAAACTTACTGGCGATTTTTCTCTACAAAAAGCCACAAATCAACCTCGGCGGGGATTTTCGCCTGGGAATGTCCTCTCATTgcaaagagcaagagaaatTGCGGAAGAAGCGTCAAAGTTGTCTCACATGTTTGATCATCGGGCTGTAGGTGAATTATATTATTCACCAGATCGTCAACCAGATATGATAGATGCAGCTCCTTTTCTGGGTCAGGCTTAGTTTGGACATCTTTGAAACCCCGTATTTTCGCTTCCCTTGCGTTAGACCGAGTGTTAAACCGAGTGTTAAACAGAGGGTTAAGCTGAGTGTCAGACTAAGTGCCAAACTGAGTGTTAGCCCGAGTGTCAAACAGAGTGTTAAATTCCCGGACAAATGCCTGAACTCTAGATTCCCGATCCCGAACTTCCTCCTTTTTGTCATTACCAGATGAAGCACCTAGAAATCTTCTCATGTTATATGCTGTGTCTTCTGGTACATGAGCCAAATGGTGTGGTGTTATTCCATAAGGACTTTTCGTCTCCCATCTGGACATCTGCTCTGAAGATTTTAAGGGAGACATGACGTTCTACATCAGTGAGGATGTTTTAAAAGGTGGTAGTGCGCTATTGCAATATTACTTTAATCTAGCAGGAGGCTGCGAAACTATGGCCGAGGAAATGTAAATTGACGCTTCCAAGATATTGGGCTTATTTGGACAAGTATTAGGTTGGGTGTTGCGACTgatcaaaagaaaacagattTGCTCTTACCCCGCGGCCATTCACTGGAATATGCAGCGAAGATTCTGTATGATGACTGCTATTGGCTATATGCGATCAGTAGAGGGGAAGCAATCTGCCCAGTTGATTGGCTACAGGCATCTGAGAAACAGCCTCATGGATGCATAAAGCCtcatttcctcctctccttctaCAGCCAATCATACATGGAATATTCACACAGCCTATCATTGTGTAACGTCGCATATCTACTCTATAAGCATAGTGTCTTGACATCTCTCTTAGACGGTGCTTATTTCTACTCGTGCCAAAAAGAACGGACGATTACGCAAAAGCCAATATGGCAACTCGTGAGGTGGCATGCCCAACAAGTCGCGAAGACTTCGAAATCGCAATCGTTTGCACCAAAGATGTTGAATACAATGATGTTTGCCTTGTACTCGATGGTTTCtaggatgatgatggagatcCCCTCAGCCGGGCTATCAAAGGTCTCAATACATACCCGACGGGCTATATGGAAGCGTTTAATATTGTTATCACGCTTCTATGCAACTCAGGTAAAACCACAGCGGCAAGCACTCCGCTCTAGCCACCCGCGCATCAAACTTCTATCGCTTACGGGAATCTGTGACGGTGTCCCAAATGCCATGGACAAAGAATTACTGTTGGGAGACATAACCATTAGCGATACCGTTATCCAGTACGATTTAGGCCGTCGTTATGCTGATGGATTCCGTGAGAAGGACACCCTCGAAGAGAGCCTTGGTCGGCCAAATAAGAACGTTCGGAGTCCAATCACTGTATTTAAAACAGATATTGGATTACAGCAcctggaggaaaaaaaaacatcatctTGTTTACAAAAGATGCAGAGCCGGGCATTCGAAAAGCAATAGTAGCGAAAAACACAAGGCCGCTTTATCAGTATCCTGGCCCGATTTTTCCTGTGGCTTAATACTGGAACTTTTACAGCATGCATGGCATCTTCAAATCTGGATCATCTGCGATAACGTCGTCTGTTGATTTGGCGCGGTTGGCGATTATAATATCGTCCGTTTCGCCAAAATGTTTCTCGTTTAGTATCCTTATATCATCGACCTTATCGTCTGTTGTCGTCTGTTGTCGTCTGTTATCATCTGTTATTATCTATTATTATCTGTTATCATCTATTGTCATCTATTATCATCTGTTATCGTCTGTTGTCGTCTGTTGTCGTCTGTTGTCGTCTGTTGTCGTCTATTGTCGTCTATTGTCGTCTATTGTCGTCTGTTGTTATCTGTTATTATCTATTATCGTCTGTTGTTGTCTGTTGTCGTCTGTTGTCGTCTGTTATTATCTGTTGTTATCTGTTGTTGTCTGTTGTCGTCTGTTGTCATCTGTTGTCGTCTGTTGTCATCTGTTGTCGTCTGTTGTTATCTGTTGTCGTCTGTTGTCGGATGGCTGGTAGTTCTGGTTTCGTTGATTGTTTGTGCTTTGTGATCTGTATGGTCGAAACTGGCTTGTACCCCCATTGACGTTTCTGCCCATGTTTGGTTGATAAGGtcgtctctgctgctgtctgTCATTTTGTGCATAGGATGCCATTGATTCATCAGCTCGTTCCCTTTCGGCAAATGAAGCTGTGTGTGGATGTCAATGACGACAAAGCCACAGAGGTCGAGGCTGAACTCGAAGCGCAAGGATATCAAGTCACTGAAGAATTTGAAGAACCGAAGTAGCCCGAAACCAACAAGATACAACCAACGCACTGAAGAAACCAGAGAAGAAATTGGAGACTAAGACACACGAAATGGACAGAATGTTTGAGACAATGAAACATGTCACAGGCTAGAAAAACACGACAAGGCTGGATGCCACAACGGAAGAAATTATTGAGGAACCCGACCGAGCCACCGTTCAACCACGAAAGCGAGGCAGGGGAAGGCCACGCAAGCGACCAACTGAGCAAATTGATGACTGAATGGATGAAAAGGACTTGGATCAATTCGGGACGAATTGGCTTTTCTTGAAAGGGGGGGCTTGGACGTTTTTCCGAGGGTCCAGCTTGAATCCGCCTCAGCCAAGGTAGACAGGGTTGTAGACACATCCACAAGCCCAGTTACGTCTCCAAATGTTACCGCATACGAGACATTCCCTTTGGGCTGAAGCCGATTTGTAAACATCACCACAATGGTAACTTCTATTCAAAAAGGAGACAAGATTGGTGTCAGCTAAATTATCAGTTTAGATGATCTCTGCTCCCAGCCACACCAAGTTGCTTACAAATAGATCAGCTGAAATTAGACTTGGAGGCATTGCTTATGTGGACGCATCGTATCAACACTTATAGAGCTAAGATGTGCACTTTCCTAAAGCGATTAGCATACAAATAACTGTCAATTGCCGATTTCTTGGAGATTACGTTAAAATCGTCTATAGAGAGATGCTAAGAAAATCTAGCTCTCAACCGCAAATAATTCTGAAGCATTACTAACATGCCAAAGCTTCTAGACTTCATTACAAATAGCAACATGATGAAAGCCATTGGCGTATAGACATCGTCTTGATataagctgcagcttccCAATGCTTCTAATTGTAAAACACCTACATCATTTCATCATCTACTCAACATGCCGGTCTTCCAAACTCTCAATAGCATTGTCCTCTACCTCTCCATGGCCCAAATCTGGCACAGCTTGGTAGGAGCCCAGATCCTCAAACAGTCATGCATCAACGATTCCTGCAGCGCCAAGCGCATCACAATCTCCAACCCCCCCATCAATCTATGGGACGCCAACGTCATCACCGCATTCAACGCCTTCATGCTCAGCCTACAAGATCAAAACGACACCAAAGTCGTAGTTTTCGACAGCGACAGCCCCGACTTCTGGGCCTCTACTCTTGACTTCAACCTCTTTTCGCCGAATGGCATCCCAGGACGCAATGTCTCTGCTCTCGTGGACACATACTTTGCAAATCTGGACCTCCTCTTGACAACgcccgtcatcttcatcggcgAGACAAACGGCCGAGCCTGGGGCGCCGGAGACGAGCATCTGCTCAGAATGGACATGCGATTTGCCGGTCCACAGGCACAATTCGGCGCCCCTGAAGCAGCCGTCGGAGTGATCCACGTCGGAGGTCTCCAACAGCTAGTAAGGCTCATTGGTCCTGGACGTGCTTCGGAATATCTGCTTGCCGCCGCTCAAGTCAGTGCTTCTGAAGCAGCCCGCGTAGGCTGGGTCAACTCTGTGTATCCCACAGTCAaggctcttcatcagcatgTCGACAGCGTGGCGACGAGAATTGCACTCTTTCCCATCGAGGCACTTCAGGCCACCAAGGCTAGCATTGCAGAGCAAGCTCCACCTAAGACGGCCTTTGAAAACGATCTTGCTCGGTTCAATCAGTTGGCATCGTTGCCACAGGCGTTGGAAAACTTGGCCAGCGTTCTCCGGCTATCTCATAACCAATCCAGATCATGGGAAGAGAATCTCAACAATAATATTGTCCAGCAGCTTTATTAATTGCTGAGACTTATCCATGATATTAGTTTACTAGCTAGGCCACTGGCCTTTAGCAAGATGATCAGCGATGTATCTATAGTTAGAGAAACTCTACGAATGAGCGACTTGTGTACAAGCAGAGCCTTCATAGCTTGTGAAGAATGACAGCACGCTATTATTCCATCTGTTctatatatatttagtttcATCAAATCTTAACCCTCGTAGATTAACGAGAGAAGCTGTGCACTGAAATTTCCATCTTGAGAACGGAAGGTCCTCTCTTGCATCATACCCCTTGCTGCCATTAGCCATAAAGATACAATttagaagaaagaaaatgttGTTCTTCAGTATTTGACTTCTTGGCCGGTTCATAGGAGATAAGTCTTAATCTCCAAGTGATATCCTTCACTATCTACTCAGGTTCCTGGAGATGGGTAGCCACCGTAGCCAAGCATGTGCTAAGAGACATATAAACATTGGCACACATTTCTATTATTTTTGTTCCTTCTACCGCTTCAACATTCTATTACTGAACTAGTACTACCGCTATCAATATGTAATATTCAACCTGTTTGTTAAGCACCACTGGTTACATCTAGACCTTTACAACTCCCTCTAATCATTCTTCGCTACCCAAAGTTGTCCAATTTGTTGCAAATCTTCCGGAATACTCCAACCATGTGATCTTGCAGCTCGTTGGTACGCATCGACTGCCTCACCGATGGAGTAATCTCTCGTGTCACTCCTCACGTTCGTCATTTCCAATCTAGCAGGAGGATCTGACTCCGTCAAGCCCAGACGAATCTGTATGAGCACCTTCTCAATCGACATAACAGCCGACCATCCCGAGTTAGTGAGAATCTCGGAACAAATGGCTCCTCCGGCCGTAATATGACCGCCGCCCCCTTGTGCAAAAGGTAAAAATCTTGGACGCACAACTCGAACAAATGGAGGAGAGAACGGGAAGCTGGTACCAAATCGGAATTCAAGCACGATACTGGTGAAACCCGTTTTCTCCATGTCTTGAGCAAGAGGAAGATCCAAATCAAAGCTGTGTAGCTCTACAATCCAGTGAAAAACATTGTTCAGGTTATTGAAATCGATATACCACCCGAGACACGCAATGTCTTCACTGCTTTGTATCTGATGCATCTCTTTGATGGCATGGTTCAAGTTCCTGAGTGCTGATGGGGAAGTTGAAGCC encodes:
- a CDS encoding uncharacterized protein (EggNog:ENOG41) encodes the protein MDKELLLGDITISDTVIQYDLGRRYADGFREKDTLEESLGRPNKNVRSPITLVPFRQMKLCVDVNDDKATEVEAELEAQGYQVTEEFEEPK
- a CDS encoding uncharacterized protein (EggNog:ENOG41), translating into MPKELMAVRILFDEYHKDVNTAKEDTNHYTLGRIGCHNVVATCLPSGIYGTNSAAVTASCMKSSFPKVRFCLLVGIGGGVSSDKNDVRLGDVVVSHPERSLPGVIQYDLGKALQNNVFELTGTLRPPPQVLLSAISHLKSNPKPDGSLIKYLKDIEKRRKEYRRPIQDQGHCFGTTSGDSTAKKASLNEVSNETGIRLRPNHPVIHYGLIASGNLVIKDMLTRDRLASEYGAICFEMEAAGVMNVLPCLVIRGISDYANSQKNDIWQEYAAAAAASYAKLLLCVVKPA
- a CDS encoding uncharacterized protein (EggNog:ENOG41~SECRETED:SignalP(1-26)) gives rise to the protein MPVFQTLNSIVLYLSMAQIWHSLVGAQILKQSCINDSCSAKRITISNPPINLWDANVITAFNAFMLSLQDQNDTKVVVFDSDSPDFWASTLDFNLFSPNGIPGRNVSALVDTYFANLDLLLTTPVIFIGETNGRAWGAGDEHLLRMDMRFAGPQAQFGAPEAAVGVIHVGGLQQLVRLIGPGRASEYLLAAAQVSASEAARVGWVNSVYPTVKALHQHVDSVATRIALFPIEALQATKASIAEQAPPKTAFENDLARFNQLASLPQALENLASVLRLSHNQSRSWEENLNNNIVQQLY
- a CDS encoding uncharacterized protein (EggNog:ENOG41), which encodes MVKNVIAIGTYNVQMYDVPGVAALSASIRQQKFKLEVNSDISLIVEAGEVLAWIGAALRASPYNDRLAYCSPVITWLDTSNCSIDFMVEEVPQQTVVSNGQCWHRMFKNAVIAKGFPIRRKSEARAGLEIPLNIMAGLVRTKRIEQFNGKDFIKGFSAMLVPKKRSSDTIIWHYVYKQDGSYISFLDNSGAHEEQVTNTDVETSRHVVGWCMEAEIYAGSSKANPVNCSDLPKPQSGGLFSSMSVSMGRYITGGSPYMLGVKDIPIHISEDGYIPKLKWISKKFVLLWDEANKRGWLVNGTTALLHLVRASLDHDSKDEFSSAFLFKKELIQESEDPFKTHSATHVLINEVNRKLPIYRNRDGYIQFEDRVEHMHSVLERLINYQKCVSGDLKEFRSHPRRNLEGWDFRDLATNHDPLHSRVTMLAPEGKGWVDFVRATHTITLFGSGFGDLIQTTPTKNCKYWSRLPENKYYLAVAIPD